In a genomic window of Streptomyces sp. cg36:
- a CDS encoding FAD-dependent monooxygenase, which yields MSQRVIVVGAGPVGLMLAGELKLGGADVIVYEKLAAPSGESRGLGFTRRTAEVLDQRGLLEKLGEFRWGRQGHFGGVRVDFDRVADRHYGVMGLAQSRTEELLGAWVEGLGVTVRRGCQVVNLRQDEESVTVVFEGPDGRDEDTASYLVGCDGGKSTVRGLAGIEFSVQPATRGIFLADVVGVELPMNPIGRHVDGGGMILSVNLGPGVSRIVVHEPDVPPHHGEQEPTFQEVADAWKRMTGDSIHHGDATWMAALTNAQGQAEQYRSGRVLLAGDAAHDHAPLAAQGVSTGLQDAVNLGWKLAAVVSGRAPEGLLDTYHAERHPVGQRLLRDTLAASLLYLSGAEMEPLRAVMRELAGLPAGARHLAGLVSGVDIRYEMGGGPQAVHPALGLRLSPDRRITVDGIVRRSAELLHRARGVLIAAEGTAYTADGWADRVDTVRGTWAADEDDDKPGALQLPDAVLVRPDGYVAWTSPDGGELEAALMRWFGTPAA from the coding sequence ATGAGTCAGCGTGTCATTGTCGTCGGTGCGGGACCGGTCGGCCTGATGCTCGCCGGGGAGCTCAAGCTCGGCGGGGCGGACGTTATTGTCTATGAAAAATTGGCGGCGCCCAGTGGAGAGTCCCGCGGGCTCGGGTTCACACGACGTACCGCGGAAGTGCTCGACCAGCGTGGCCTGCTGGAGAAGCTGGGTGAGTTCCGTTGGGGCAGGCAGGGCCACTTCGGCGGTGTGCGCGTCGACTTCGACCGGGTGGCGGACCGCCACTACGGCGTGATGGGCCTGGCCCAGTCCCGCACCGAGGAGCTGCTCGGCGCATGGGTCGAAGGGCTGGGCGTCACCGTGCGGCGCGGTTGCCAGGTCGTGAACCTGCGGCAGGACGAGGAGTCGGTCACCGTCGTGTTCGAGGGGCCCGACGGGCGGGATGAAGACACCGCCTCATACCTCGTCGGCTGCGACGGCGGCAAGAGCACCGTGCGCGGGCTCGCCGGCATCGAGTTCTCCGTCCAGCCCGCCACCCGCGGCATATTCCTCGCCGACGTCGTGGGGGTCGAGCTGCCGATGAACCCCATCGGCCGGCACGTCGACGGCGGCGGGATGATCCTCTCGGTCAACCTCGGCCCCGGCGTCTCCCGGATCGTCGTCCACGAGCCCGATGTCCCGCCGCACCACGGTGAGCAGGAGCCGACGTTCCAGGAGGTCGCCGACGCTTGGAAGCGCATGACAGGTGACTCCATCCACCACGGCGACGCGACCTGGATGGCCGCCCTGACGAACGCGCAGGGCCAGGCCGAGCAGTACCGCAGCGGCCGGGTCCTCCTGGCCGGTGATGCCGCCCACGACCACGCTCCGCTGGCGGCTCAGGGTGTCAGTACGGGGCTCCAGGACGCGGTCAACCTCGGCTGGAAGCTGGCCGCTGTGGTGAGCGGACGGGCACCCGAGGGGCTGCTGGACACGTACCACGCGGAGCGGCACCCGGTGGGGCAGCGGCTGCTGCGGGACACCCTGGCCGCGTCGCTGCTGTATCTGAGCGGTGCGGAGATGGAGCCGCTGCGTGCGGTGATGCGCGAGCTGGCCGGGCTCCCGGCGGGCGCACGCCATCTGGCCGGCCTGGTCTCCGGTGTGGACATCCGCTACGAGATGGGGGGCGGCCCGCAGGCGGTGCACCCGGCGCTGGGGTTGCGGCTGTCCCCGGACCGGCGGATCACGGTGGACGGAATCGTCCGGCGCTCGGCCGAGCTGCTGCATCGCGCGCGCGGCGTGCTGATCGCGGCCGAAGGCACCGCGTACACGGCGGACGGCTGGGCCGACCGGGTGGACACGGTCCGCGGCACGTGGGCGGCAGACGAGGACGACGACAAGCCGGGCGCGCTGCAACTGCCGGACGCGGTGCTGGTGCGTCCGGACGGATACGTGGCGTGGACCTCCCCGGACGGCGGCGAGCTGGAGGCGGCCCTGATGCGCTGGTTCGGTACGCCCGCAGCGTAG
- a CDS encoding cation:proton antiporter, whose translation MSYPGTLILIMAIAVLAPLIAYAVGRWVPVPVAVFEILLGVLVGPDVLGWTHRDQVIDVLSHLGLSMLIFLAGYEIEFAAVRGDTLRRAFGAWLVTLALALGFAFALTGGTADKSFVIGTALTSTALGAVLPILRDTQALRGRFGTVVMAFGAVGEFGPIIAMAVLLSGRSAGRSAAVLLVFAAITAAAVVWALRPRPPWFSTVIAKTLHTSGQFAVRFVMLLLACMLGLSSAFGLDSLLGAFAAGLLTRLVLVGAAPEHSTGVLARIEAMGFGFLVPVFFTVTGIEFDLAALLHGGRPLLLLPVFLLLFLLLRGTPAYLLAPRDLSRRDRVPLALYCATCLPLVVAITTIGVDDGSLGTSEAAALVGAAILSVLILPLLALRLRAGDTSARRSAEVSESW comes from the coding sequence ATGTCGTATCCCGGGACACTCATCCTCATCATGGCTATCGCGGTCCTCGCGCCGCTGATCGCGTATGCGGTCGGCCGTTGGGTGCCTGTCCCGGTCGCTGTCTTCGAGATCCTGCTCGGGGTTCTCGTCGGCCCCGATGTCCTGGGCTGGACACATCGCGATCAGGTCATCGACGTGCTCTCCCATCTCGGCCTGTCCATGCTGATCTTCCTGGCCGGGTACGAGATCGAGTTCGCCGCAGTACGCGGGGACACCTTGCGGCGGGCGTTCGGCGCCTGGCTGGTCACGCTCGCGCTGGCCCTCGGGTTCGCCTTCGCGCTCACCGGCGGCACCGCCGACAAGAGCTTCGTCATCGGTACCGCGCTCACCAGCACCGCCCTGGGCGCCGTGCTGCCCATCCTGCGCGACACCCAGGCCCTGCGCGGGCGGTTCGGGACGGTGGTGATGGCGTTCGGCGCGGTGGGCGAGTTCGGCCCGATCATCGCCATGGCCGTGCTGCTCAGCGGCCGCAGTGCCGGGCGGTCCGCCGCCGTCCTGCTCGTCTTCGCGGCGATCACCGCCGCCGCCGTGGTGTGGGCGCTACGGCCGCGCCCACCGTGGTTCTCCACGGTCATCGCCAAGACCCTGCACACCAGCGGTCAGTTCGCGGTCCGCTTCGTCATGCTGCTGCTGGCCTGCATGCTGGGCCTGTCGAGCGCGTTCGGCCTGGACAGCCTGCTCGGCGCGTTCGCGGCGGGCCTGCTGACCCGGCTCGTCCTCGTCGGGGCGGCGCCCGAGCACAGCACCGGCGTACTGGCCAGGATCGAGGCGATGGGATTCGGTTTCCTGGTCCCGGTCTTCTTCACCGTCACCGGCATCGAGTTCGACCTGGCCGCCCTGCTGCACGGCGGCCGCCCGCTGCTCCTGCTGCCCGTCTTCCTCCTGCTCTTCCTGCTTCTGCGCGGTACGCCCGCCTACCTCCTCGCCCCCCGCGACCTGTCCCGCCGCGACCGCGTCCCGCTCGCCCTGTACTGCGCCACCTGTCTGCCGCTGGTGGTCGCGATTACCACCATCGGTGTCGATGACGGCAGCCTCGGCACCAGCGAAGCAGCGGCGCTGGTCGGCGCGGCGATCCTGTCGGTCCTGATCCTGCCACTGCTCGCGCTGAGGCTGCGGGCGGGCGACACGTCCGCACGGCGGTCCGCCGAGGTCTCCGAGTCGTGGTGA
- a CDS encoding transposase, with translation MRYPQGGGLTAERRVFRERIRMEAAGMFAAGQDNAQVAKLLRVSVRSVQRWRRSWQRGGDTALRSRGSAARPKLGQAQVVALEEELAKGPVAHGWGDQTWTLARIKTLIGRRFHKTMTLSSIARMLHRNGFSHQVPARRALERDEERVSGWVKDTWPQVEAPRRRSGPTSSSRTKPASR, from the coding sequence ATGAGGTATCCGCAAGGCGGTGGTCTGACGGCCGAGCGGCGGGTGTTTCGCGAGCGCATCCGTATGGAGGCGGCCGGGATGTTCGCCGCGGGGCAGGACAACGCGCAGGTGGCGAAGCTGCTGCGGGTCAGCGTGCGCTCCGTGCAACGCTGGCGCCGCTCGTGGCAGCGGGGCGGAGACACCGCTCTGCGGTCCAGGGGCTCGGCGGCCCGGCCGAAGCTGGGCCAGGCCCAGGTCGTGGCTCTGGAAGAAGAGCTGGCCAAAGGGCCGGTAGCCCATGGCTGGGGCGACCAGACATGGACCCTGGCCAGGATCAAGACGCTGATCGGGCGCCGATTCCACAAGACGATGACGCTCTCGTCCATCGCGCGGATGCTCCACCGCAACGGCTTCAGCCACCAGGTCCCGGCCCGGCGGGCACTGGAGCGAGACGAGGAGAGGGTCAGTGGCTGGGTGAAGGACACGTGGCCGCAGGTGGAAGCACCGCGGCGGCGCTCGGGGCCTACGTCGTCTTCGAGGACGAAGCCGGCTTCTCGATGA
- a CDS encoding SCP2 sterol-binding domain-containing protein yields the protein MVGPTDRAPVNPFPIISRNFSLLSRPWPDAGDSLSSPTGAQGRLRDHDRRRLDGRNNVALFISPQEAENIFGNLFGFLRDDPVFRDRLRRQDMSIRLIQTDPDCCFFISADEFHIGEGVPEQATVTIRMSCDVAHSLWLGKLLVPTAIATRKVRIQGKVSRVLDLVPILRPAFDDYPEVARTAGLPV from the coding sequence GTGGTGGGGCCCACGGATAGGGCTCCCGTTAATCCTTTCCCCATTATTTCGCGGAATTTCTCGTTGCTTTCTCGTCCATGGCCCGACGCCGGTGATTCGTTAAGCTCACCAACCGGAGCTCAGGGACGTCTTCGTGACCATGACCGGAGGCGACTGGACGGAAGGAATAACGTGGCCCTTTTCATTTCCCCTCAAGAAGCCGAGAACATCTTCGGCAACCTGTTCGGGTTCCTCCGGGACGATCCCGTCTTCCGGGACCGGTTACGGCGGCAGGACATGAGCATCCGTCTTATCCAGACCGACCCGGACTGCTGTTTCTTCATCTCCGCCGACGAGTTCCACATCGGGGAGGGCGTCCCCGAGCAGGCGACCGTCACCATCCGCATGTCGTGCGACGTGGCCCACTCCCTCTGGCTCGGGAAGTTGCTGGTCCCCACGGCGATCGCCACGCGCAAGGTCCGTATCCAGGGCAAGGTCTCCCGGGTCCTGGACCTCGTGCCCATCCTGCGCCCGGCTTTCGATGACTACCCCGAGGTCGCCCGCACCGCCGGGCTGCCCGTCTGA
- a CDS encoding SDR family NAD(P)-dependent oxidoreductase: MGRLTDKTVLVTGASRGIGRGIARRLARDGALVAVHYASSETGAKETVELIAAEGGQAFTVRADLREPEQVPELFAALEKELRERAGTSALDILVNNAAYDGRPALPEAVTLAELDRYLAVNARAPFLVAQQALALLADGGRIVNISSGITRSAQPDMIAYAMSKGVLEQLTLHLARHVAERGITVNSVAPGLTDNGKPHFSNPAVVARLAELSVFKRVGQVQDIADVVAFVASDEARWITGSYIDASGGTLLV, encoded by the coding sequence ATGGGCAGGCTGACTGACAAAACGGTGCTGGTAACTGGTGCGAGCCGGGGTATTGGACGCGGGATCGCCCGACGGCTGGCGCGGGACGGCGCCCTGGTGGCCGTGCACTACGCAAGCAGCGAGACCGGCGCCAAGGAGACCGTCGAGCTGATCGCGGCGGAAGGCGGCCAGGCGTTCACGGTGCGAGCCGACCTGCGGGAGCCGGAGCAGGTGCCGGAACTCTTCGCGGCACTGGAGAAGGAGCTCCGCGAGCGGGCCGGCACCTCCGCCCTGGACATCCTGGTCAACAACGCGGCATACGACGGGCGGCCCGCGCTGCCGGAGGCCGTCACCCTCGCCGAGCTGGACAGATACCTCGCGGTGAACGCGCGGGCGCCGTTCCTCGTCGCCCAGCAGGCACTCGCGCTGCTGGCCGATGGCGGACGCATCGTCAACATCTCGTCGGGGATCACTCGCAGCGCCCAGCCCGACATGATCGCCTACGCGATGTCCAAGGGGGTCCTCGAGCAGCTGACCCTGCATCTGGCGCGCCACGTCGCCGAGCGCGGCATCACGGTCAACAGCGTCGCACCGGGCCTGACCGACAACGGCAAGCCGCATTTCTCCAACCCGGCCGTAGTGGCACGCCTGGCCGAACTCTCCGTCTTCAAGCGGGTGGGCCAGGTCCAGGACATCGCCGACGTGGTCGCGTTCGTCGCCTCCGACGAGGCCCGCTGGATCACGGGCAGCTACATCGACGCCAGCGGTGGCACGCTGCTCGTCTGA
- the ltrA gene encoding group II intron reverse transcriptase/maturase translates to MNTDELDSVLFGAERRVLKIQTKLHCWARDDPHRRFDDLFNLVADPAFLLVAWDRVRGNKGARTAGVDGRTARSIEAGQGVVDFLDGLRSQVKDRSFCPLPVRERMIPKAGGKLRRLGIATIADRVVQASLKLVLEPIFEADFHPCSYGFRPNRRAHDAVAEVRYFASRSYEWVVEGDITACFDEISHPALMGRVRERIGDKRVLALVKAFLKAGILGEDRMLRENRAGTPQGSILSPLLSNVALTVLDEHIARGPGGPASSQMERAKRRRHRLPNYRLVRYADDWCLMVSGTNEDAEALREEIAEVLSGMGLRLSPEKTLITHIDKGLDFLGWRIQRHRKRGSDRHYIYTYPSGKAVKAMTGKVRTMCRTTDTSQPLDALLRQLNPALKGWCVYFRPGVSSATFAYLSYYTWRQVGSWLRRKHRRSTWKDLRRRYCDVGWWPASEERPLFNPAKVTTTRYRYRGTVIPTPWPGLE, encoded by the coding sequence GTGAACACCGACGAACTTGACTCCGTTCTGTTTGGAGCGGAGCGCAGGGTACTGAAGATCCAGACCAAGCTGCACTGTTGGGCCCGTGATGACCCTCATCGCAGGTTCGATGATCTGTTCAACCTCGTCGCCGATCCCGCGTTCCTTCTGGTTGCGTGGGACCGGGTGCGGGGCAACAAGGGAGCCCGCACGGCCGGAGTGGACGGGCGCACGGCCCGTTCCATCGAGGCCGGGCAGGGCGTCGTGGACTTCCTCGACGGGTTGCGGTCGCAGGTCAAGGACCGCAGCTTCTGCCCGCTGCCGGTACGGGAACGGATGATCCCGAAGGCGGGTGGCAAATTGCGCCGCCTGGGGATCGCCACCATTGCCGACCGAGTGGTGCAGGCTTCCTTGAAGCTGGTGCTGGAGCCGATCTTCGAAGCAGATTTCCACCCGTGCTCCTACGGGTTCCGCCCGAACCGTCGCGCTCATGACGCCGTGGCCGAGGTCCGCTACTTCGCTTCCCGCTCCTACGAGTGGGTGGTCGAGGGCGACATCACGGCATGCTTCGACGAGATCTCCCATCCGGCCCTGATGGGCCGGGTGCGGGAACGAATCGGGGACAAGCGCGTCCTGGCACTGGTGAAGGCGTTCCTCAAGGCAGGCATCCTCGGCGAGGACCGCATGCTGCGAGAGAACCGCGCCGGAACCCCGCAGGGTTCGATCCTTTCACCGCTGCTGAGCAATGTGGCCCTGACGGTCCTGGACGAGCACATCGCCCGAGGGCCCGGTGGACCCGCCTCAAGCCAGATGGAAAGGGCCAAGCGCCGTCGCCACCGCCTGCCCAACTACCGGCTCGTCCGCTACGCGGACGACTGGTGCCTGATGGTGTCGGGCACGAACGAAGACGCCGAAGCCCTCCGGGAGGAGATCGCAGAAGTCCTGTCCGGGATGGGCCTGCGCCTGTCGCCGGAGAAGACCCTGATCACCCACATCGACAAGGGCCTCGACTTTCTCGGCTGGCGCATCCAGCGCCACCGGAAACGAGGCAGCGACCGGCACTACATCTACACCTATCCGTCCGGAAAGGCCGTCAAGGCCATGACCGGCAAGGTCAGGACGATGTGCCGGACAACGGACACGAGCCAGCCGCTCGATGCCCTGCTGCGTCAGCTCAACCCGGCGCTCAAGGGCTGGTGCGTCTACTTCCGGCCCGGCGTGTCCAGCGCGACCTTCGCCTACCTGAGCTACTACACGTGGCGCCAGGTCGGGAGCTGGTTACGCCGCAAACACCGCCGGTCCACCTGGAAGGACCTCCGTCGCCGCTACTGCGACGTCGGATGGTGGCCGGCCTCGGAGGAAAGGCCACTGTTCAACCCCGCGAAGGTAACCACCACGCGTTACCGCTATCGGGGAACAGTCATCCCGACCCCCTGGCCCGGCCTGGAATGA
- a CDS encoding FAD-dependent monooxygenase — protein MNHAVIVVGAGPVGLMLAGELKLGGAEVAVYDRLPAPSGESRGVGFTRRAAEVFDQRGLLARFGDVEWAQGHFGGVRIDFSKLDDNHFSVRGVPQFRTEEILEGWLAELGVRVHRSHEVTGFRETEDSVVVSFEGPDGPGEAEARYLVGCDGARSVVRRTAGIDFPGWDATRGMYMADLVGAGVRQRPIGEQVPGGMVMAFNLENGVDRIVIHDEKLRPHEDKSQLTFEVVADAWERMTGESLHHAEVRWISAFTDTTRQASEYRRGRVFLVGDATHIHMPAGAQGMSVGVQDAVNLGWKLAAALRGTAPEGLLDTFQSERHPVGEQLMRNTRAQTRLYLTGEEMEPLRAVMRELVESPDVARHLAGQVSGLDVRYDVGASGHPLLGLRLSPDRELELAGGGRVRVAELLHAARGVLITTGDSTEAAELAEGWAGRVDVVTGTWVPDEKAAHQDPEALLVRPDGHIAWTAPDGGKLRDALELWFGAEN, from the coding sequence ATGAATCATGCCGTCATCGTCGTCGGGGCCGGGCCGGTCGGGCTGATGCTCGCGGGTGAGCTGAAGCTGGGTGGTGCGGAGGTGGCTGTCTATGACCGGCTGCCCGCGCCGAGCGGGGAGTCGCGCGGGGTGGGTTTCACCCGCCGGGCCGCCGAGGTCTTCGACCAGCGGGGCCTGCTGGCCCGGTTCGGTGACGTCGAGTGGGCGCAGGGTCATTTCGGCGGGGTCCGCATCGACTTCTCCAAGCTGGATGACAATCACTTCAGTGTGCGGGGTGTGCCCCAGTTCCGTACGGAGGAGATCCTGGAGGGGTGGCTCGCGGAGCTGGGTGTGAGGGTGCACCGCAGCCATGAGGTGACCGGGTTCCGGGAGACGGAGGACTCGGTGGTGGTCTCCTTCGAGGGGCCCGACGGGCCGGGGGAGGCGGAGGCCCGGTATCTGGTGGGCTGTGACGGTGCCCGTTCGGTGGTGCGCAGGACGGCCGGGATCGACTTCCCGGGCTGGGATGCGACGCGGGGCATGTACATGGCCGATCTGGTGGGTGCGGGGGTGCGTCAGCGGCCGATCGGTGAGCAGGTGCCGGGCGGGATGGTGATGGCGTTCAATCTGGAGAACGGTGTCGACCGGATCGTCATCCATGATGAGAAGCTGCGTCCGCACGAGGACAAGAGCCAGCTGACGTTCGAGGTGGTGGCGGATGCCTGGGAGCGGATGACGGGGGAGTCGCTGCATCATGCGGAGGTCCGCTGGATCAGTGCGTTCACCGACACCACCCGTCAGGCGTCGGAGTACCGCAGGGGCCGGGTGTTCCTGGTCGGGGATGCGACCCACATCCATATGCCGGCCGGTGCGCAGGGCATGAGTGTGGGGGTGCAGGACGCGGTGAACCTGGGCTGGAAGCTGGCGGCGGCCCTGCGTGGTACGGCGCCGGAGGGGCTGCTGGACACCTTCCAGTCCGAGCGGCACCCGGTGGGTGAGCAGCTGATGCGCAACACCCGGGCGCAGACCCGGCTGTATCTGACGGGTGAGGAGATGGAGCCGCTGCGTGCGGTGATGCGTGAGCTGGTGGAGTCGCCGGACGTCGCCCGTCATCTGGCGGGTCAGGTCAGTGGTCTGGACGTGCGGTACGACGTCGGGGCCAGTGGCCATCCGCTGCTGGGTCTGCGGCTCTCGCCGGACCGGGAGCTGGAGCTGGCCGGCGGCGGCCGGGTCCGGGTCGCGGAGCTGCTGCACGCCGCGCGCGGGGTGCTGATCACGACCGGCGACTCCACCGAGGCGGCCGAGCTCGCCGAGGGCTGGGCCGGCCGCGTCGACGTGGTCACCGGGACCTGGGTCCCCGACGAGAAGGCCGCCCACCAGGACCCCGAGGCACTGCTCGTCCGCCCCGACGGCCACATCGCCTGGACCGCCCCCGACGGCGGCAAACTCCGCGACGCCCTCGAACTCTGGTTCGGCGCCGAGAACTGA
- a CDS encoding arylcarboxylate reductase, which produces MTTDGLSAQECERLIDGWLNTDIDDWARSVVRRHFDPESGSPYWIKRAGELPFDPRDITRYDQLADLGPFDLDVLRHSDPADFVPLAVQRPLNGRIWDTGGTSGAPCRVFYTRDMLVHRGVWRRWSFTTEGFEPHRTWLQATPTGPHLIGNGVWETSALYAARTYAIDMDPRWVKRLISGGHLDQARQYTDHLLDQITTVLSTRPVDYINTTPALMLALTRRNPELVRDLSGVRLSGTHLTAPVYREIKEALGNGLVGRSYGNTLGNAAGLPVEQPGDLMPYAPNFPQVTMAVVDKADQRTIVPYGALGRVRLTVLHQDLFLPNVLERDEALRYDTGDRFPVDGVADVRPLQAAVGNVEGLY; this is translated from the coding sequence ATGACCACGGACGGATTGAGCGCGCAGGAGTGCGAGCGCCTCATCGACGGCTGGCTGAACACCGACATCGACGACTGGGCCCGCAGCGTCGTGCGCAGGCACTTCGATCCCGAGTCCGGCAGTCCCTACTGGATCAAGCGCGCCGGTGAACTGCCCTTCGACCCGCGGGACATCACCCGGTACGACCAGCTGGCCGACCTCGGGCCGTTCGACCTCGACGTACTGCGCCACAGTGACCCGGCCGACTTCGTCCCGCTGGCGGTGCAGCGTCCGCTCAACGGCCGGATCTGGGACACGGGCGGTACGAGCGGCGCCCCCTGCCGGGTCTTCTACACCCGGGACATGCTCGTCCACCGCGGGGTGTGGCGCCGCTGGTCGTTCACGACCGAGGGCTTCGAGCCACACCGCACCTGGCTCCAGGCCACCCCCACCGGACCGCACCTGATCGGCAACGGGGTCTGGGAGACGAGCGCGCTGTACGCCGCGCGGACGTACGCCATCGACATGGACCCGCGCTGGGTCAAGCGGCTCATCTCGGGCGGCCACCTGGACCAGGCCCGCCAGTACACCGACCACCTGCTCGACCAGATCACCACGGTGCTGTCCACGCGGCCGGTGGACTACATCAACACCACCCCGGCCCTGATGCTCGCCCTGACCCGGCGCAATCCCGAACTCGTGCGCGACCTCTCGGGAGTCCGGCTCAGCGGAACCCACCTGACTGCGCCCGTGTACCGGGAGATCAAGGAAGCGCTGGGCAACGGCCTCGTCGGACGCAGCTACGGCAACACCCTCGGCAACGCCGCGGGCCTGCCGGTGGAGCAGCCGGGTGACCTGATGCCCTACGCCCCGAACTTCCCGCAGGTCACCATGGCCGTGGTCGACAAGGCAGATCAGCGCACGATCGTCCCGTACGGCGCCCTGGGCCGAGTGCGGCTGACCGTCCTGCACCAGGACCTCTTCCTGCCCAACGTCCTCGAGCGGGACGAGGCTCTGCGATACGACACCGGCGACCGCTTCCCCGTCGACGGGGTGGCCGACGTCCGCCCGCTGCAGGCCGCGGTCGGCAACGTGGAGGGCCTGTACTGA
- a CDS encoding alpha/beta fold hydrolase — protein MHYVTGGSGEPVVLLHGWPETWWAFRKLMPELAEHYRVIAIDHRGVGVPDELKPADGFTKKNMARDVHELIRSLGYESAHIVGHDLGAMVAYSFAANYPEATRRLALLDVVHPDESYYDRPMLRRPRTGFNMWWVAFNQVQGLPERVFAGHGWDLIDWLYSNSLKDPESVTAFDRAVYARAYDTAEGIRAANGWYQAYHQDIEDLKTYDKVSVPLLALAAATQYDQVEEQLSQIATDVRMVRVDKSLHWLAEDDPELVSRELLGFLAQ, from the coding sequence TTGCACTACGTCACGGGAGGCAGCGGAGAGCCCGTCGTCCTGCTGCACGGGTGGCCGGAGACGTGGTGGGCGTTTCGAAAGCTGATGCCCGAACTCGCCGAGCACTACCGGGTCATTGCCATCGACCATCGCGGCGTAGGCGTTCCGGACGAGCTCAAGCCCGCGGACGGGTTCACGAAGAAGAACATGGCGCGTGACGTGCACGAGCTGATCCGCTCCCTCGGATACGAGAGCGCCCACATCGTGGGCCACGACCTCGGGGCGATGGTCGCCTACAGCTTCGCCGCGAATTACCCCGAAGCGACCCGGCGGCTGGCTCTGCTCGACGTCGTCCACCCCGACGAGAGCTACTACGACCGGCCGATGCTGCGGCGTCCCCGAACCGGCTTCAACATGTGGTGGGTGGCGTTCAATCAGGTACAGGGGCTGCCCGAGCGGGTGTTCGCCGGCCACGGCTGGGACCTGATCGACTGGTTGTACAGCAATTCCCTCAAGGACCCCGAGTCCGTCACAGCTTTCGACCGTGCCGTCTACGCCCGGGCGTACGACACGGCGGAGGGCATCCGGGCGGCCAACGGCTGGTACCAGGCGTACCACCAGGACATCGAGGACCTGAAGACCTACGACAAGGTGTCGGTGCCGCTGCTCGCGCTCGCCGCTGCCACCCAGTACGACCAGGTCGAAGAGCAGTTGTCGCAGATCGCGACCGACGTGCGCATGGTGCGGGTGGACAAATCCCTGCACTGGCTCGCCGAGGACGACCCGGAGTTGGTCTCCCGAGAACTGCTCGGCTTCCTCGCACAGTAA
- a CDS encoding acyltransferase family protein, translating into MSQDITDATRPASSEHSSRLSLSRLPSLTGMRFAAAFLVFCSHIGSPLPQLRLLKDNHTAAQFTKYTENAGALGVTFFFVLSGFVLTWSAREQDTARAFWRRRFAKIYPNYVIAWALALILFASSYTPTRVALANLFMVQVWKPDYAYMYSVDPPSWSLGVELVFYASFPLLHRWFVRIRDEHLKYWIAGVTAAILLTPMFTYAVLPDPAKLPASAQSWAPQGTSITQIWFALFLPPVRVLDFALGMLLAHAVMRGRWRNIGMIWSSFLLAGSYWLAQESNMLVAKRAAMIIPIALLIAAAATRDVEGKFTVFSNRAMIWLGEVSFAFYLLHFIVLQYGRKLLGHGLYSTWQTVGLNLMLLAVSVLAAAALYLLVERPITRRWSAPRRVRPAPA; encoded by the coding sequence ATGTCCCAAGACATCACCGACGCGACCAGACCGGCGTCCTCGGAGCACAGTTCCCGCCTGTCGCTGTCCCGTCTGCCCTCCCTGACCGGGATGCGCTTCGCCGCAGCGTTCTTGGTCTTCTGCAGTCACATCGGTTCGCCGCTCCCCCAGCTGCGCCTGCTCAAGGACAATCACACGGCGGCTCAGTTCACCAAGTACACCGAGAACGCAGGGGCGCTGGGCGTCACCTTCTTCTTCGTACTCAGCGGCTTCGTGCTGACCTGGTCCGCGCGCGAGCAGGACACCGCGCGCGCCTTCTGGCGCCGGCGCTTCGCCAAGATCTACCCCAACTACGTGATCGCCTGGGCCCTGGCGCTCATCCTGTTCGCGTCGTCGTACACGCCGACCCGGGTGGCACTCGCCAATCTCTTCATGGTCCAGGTCTGGAAGCCCGACTACGCGTACATGTACAGCGTGGATCCGCCGAGTTGGTCACTCGGGGTCGAGCTCGTCTTCTACGCTTCCTTCCCGCTGCTGCACCGCTGGTTCGTACGCATCCGCGACGAGCACTTGAAGTACTGGATCGCGGGAGTGACCGCGGCGATCCTCCTCACGCCGATGTTCACCTACGCGGTATTGCCCGACCCGGCCAAGCTGCCGGCGTCCGCGCAGAGCTGGGCCCCCCAGGGCACCTCGATCACTCAGATATGGTTCGCGCTCTTCCTGCCCCCGGTGCGGGTGCTGGACTTCGCGCTCGGCATGCTGCTGGCGCACGCGGTGATGCGGGGACGCTGGCGCAACATCGGCATGATCTGGTCCAGTTTCCTGCTGGCCGGCAGCTACTGGCTGGCCCAGGAGTCGAACATGCTCGTCGCCAAGCGTGCCGCCATGATCATCCCGATCGCGCTGCTCATCGCGGCGGCGGCGACCAGGGACGTCGAAGGCAAGTTCACGGTCTTCAGCAATCGCGCGATGATCTGGCTCGGGGAAGTCTCGTTCGCCTTCTACCTACTGCACTTCATCGTGCTGCAGTACGGGCGCAAGCTCCTCGGACACGGCCTGTACTCCACGTGGCAGACGGTGGGGCTGAACCTCATGCTGCTGGCGGTGAGTGTGCTGGCGGCCGCAGCGCTCTACCTGCTCGTGGAACGGCCCATCACACGGCGCTGGTCGGCACCACGACGGGTCCGTCCAGCCCCAGCGTGA